The Malus sylvestris chromosome 3, drMalSylv7.2, whole genome shotgun sequence genomic sequence TTAAGAATTGTAGTTCACACATGTTTATTTCTTAGTCATTCAATGAACATACTCCTGTTCTAATTTGAATGTTTTACGTAGATTGTTGAGTATGACGCTCAAATGTGTGACTTAATTCTTGGCGAGGTCGTCAAGATGAAGAAGAGGAAGTTAGTCTTCAACTCAATTCACTGTGCTTTAAATATCTCGATTTGTATTTGCTACTATGGAATAAGATTATTCCCTTCACTTATGCTTGTAGGATAAAAGgggattttattttgtcaaaaggCATTGTTATGTTAGACACTTGGAATGATCATCTTAACAAGGAGCATATGGTAAGAATTTGAACTTGTATCGAGTATTTTTACGTTCTACACATTCCAGGGATACACCGTTCTAATTTGAGTTTGCTATGCATGTGATGGCGGAGTAGGCTCAGCTTGAGGAGAAGGCTGCGCTCGAGGGAAAACCTGATGCTGAATTATCCACTTTTATCGGAAAGCAGTTAGTTTCCAGTCCCCTTGTGCTTTAATTCTCTTGATTTGTAGTTCTAAATTGAAACTTATGGGTTAGTTAGTTAATTTTACATGTATGGTTTTGAGTTATGTTCAGTTTATGGGAGTCATGCCAAGAGCGCGAGCTAAATCCTTGGCTGTTGAGGAAGAAAAGACCAGATCATATACCAGTAAGAATTTGACCACGTCAAATGTGTTAATTCTCTCTATGAATTAATACCTTCTTGTAATTTGAGTCTTTGTGCTGTGCAGGTGAATGTGAAGAAGGATACAAGCAGTAAAATTCCTGACATTTGCATGAAGAAGTTAGTTCCCGATATCTTTTTGctttattttcttgatttgtgaACAAGATTGTCCCCTTTTATACGTAtgctttgtttttgctttgcttCTGTTATGTCATTCGTTACGAAGTCGGTCAGAAAAAAGAGGGAAGAGAAATAAGTAAGTTATATTGCTTGTCTATGTGAAGGGGTTCGCACACAGATTTATCGCCTATACTGTGTTTGCGACTGCAGATTCCAAGTTCATTTCGATTTGCCTCTGAGCGAATTTATTGAGTTTATTCGGATTCGGATCGAGGGGAAAGAAGGAAGGCCATGGACAAAGCCTTTGTTTCTCTATTTCAAGAACACTGATCCTCCCGCTGGTAAGCAGAGCTgcaaaaatattttgttttagagCAACAATCGGCATAAGGATATCCATCCATCTTGTTCTCAAACTGTGGTAATAACTCTAATTTCGTCCAATGTTGTTGCACACAGATACATCTATGTATGTAATCGATAAGGAAAATAAGGATGACGACGGATTTCTTAACATCACCTACAGTGGAGAAGAGAAAGGAGCCTGGACGCAGTTAAACAACGAGGAGTTTGCTCATAAAGTAAAAATCTAAGAGCTAGGAGTCAGTAATATGAGCTGCTTAGAGCATATGACATAGTTGAAGACTTAAAACTGAAATTGAGACGAATGGCGTTGCATTGGACTTTAAAATGCATCGAGTTGAAATGTTTTACAGATGATATGTGTTTATATACAATGATATTTAGATGCATTGGAGTAGAAATGTTTTGATGCTTTTTCTGTtgttatttttctaattttgtagACATGCTTGTTACGCTGTGTGTGTTGGTTATTATTCTTGGTGTGCGATTATTTAAAACTACACTTCttaatccttaaaaaaaataaaaaaataaaaaaagccgACAAGTTGGTGCCAATTCCCGCGAAAAAAAACCCAACGACTCCTACCTCTCAGTCCTCTCTCTGATCCTTCAATCGGTTCCAATTCCGTCGTCTCGAACCTAGAACAAGCTTAGGATCGCCAATTTCAATGGCGGCCATGGCATTTGCGATGGCCGGAATGATGAACGGAGAGAGAGCTGTGGTGTTGCTGTTCATTTCTCGCGTCCTCTTCTCTCTccccatctctctcctctcccacGGCATCGCTCTCTCTCCTCGCCCTCTCCGCCCTCTCCCTCGACATCCTCACTGATTCTTCCACCTCCCTCTCCCAATTTAGCACCAGGTACTACTCCTACTCTTCTGTTTCAGTTTTTTCAATTGCTCTTGTTAGGGTTCGTCCAGTGTTGAATGTGGGCATTGACTGTAATTTTAATGTTTCAGGCCGGGTGCTTCGTCGGGTATACTGTTAGGGGCTGTCGCGTTGCCCACTGTTTTCATATCCAAAACGATACAGCTTTCGCTGGCGGTTTCATTGCACCAAGTTTCTATTGAAGGTACTTTGTGTAGTTTTCAATTCACCGTTATCCGTGGCTCCTAATCATAATTAGCATCAAATTAGTAAATGTATCATCTTTAGTTCCATCACTGTACAGATTAGCTGGAAAAGTTCAAACCTTTACGGTTATGTTTCAGTAGTAGACATGAACATTTCGTTACTGGTGGGATTCCCTTGTGGAGTCCACGATTGAATGTGACTGGATTCTGTTGATCATGTAAACATGCTCGGGTTTTTAAATTCTGTGGGCTATTCAACCTTGTGCCATTTGGGATTTTGGAAGCCGTTGCTATTTGTCGGAGTACTGGTTTTGATAAGATAATGTTGTTACATTAGGTCTGACACAGTCATAGTAAATTCTTAGTCTACTTCAGACACTATAGATAAGGCAATAGGCGATATTTGAATAGATTTGAAATGTGGCTAGTGGGGAAAAGCATGAAAGAATAGATGAGAAGGGAAAATGGAGTTCTTCTGTCTGAAGATCAAAAGAAACCTTCCATTTGCACACGAGGATAATTACGC encodes the following:
- the LOC126616153 gene encoding uncharacterized protein LOC126616153 isoform X1, translating into MIMFCCLKFSENILCRREIPGVTVIPRPIEPLDHWNSSFYKVSMAMHADKSRLTDVNLSSTSYKEAMSFLEEYNEYAINAWKLRDSQPDLVPVSVEKLAGSNIPGLEMTKYHVRRDVPLKKFVNYIRNLVRIRAGQPMFVYFNNTEPHSGALMSEIDDANKGEDGFLHMTYSGGEEKGIVEYDAQMCDLILGEVVKMKKRKIKGDFILSKGIVMLDTWNDHLNKEHMAQLEEKAALEGKPDAELSTFIGKHLWESCQERELNPWLLRKKRPDHIPVNVKKDTSSKIPDICMKKFQVHFDLPLSEFIEFIRIRIEGKEGRPWTKPLFLYFKNTDPPADTSMYVIDKENKDDDGFLNITYSGEEKGAWTQLNNEEFAHKVKI
- the LOC126616153 gene encoding uncharacterized protein LOC126616153 isoform X2 gives rise to the protein MAMHADKSRLTDVNLSSTSYKEAMSFLEEYNEYAINAWKLRDSQPDLVPVSVEKLAGSNIPGLEMTKYHVRRDVPLKKFVNYIRNLVRIRAGQPMFVYFNNTEPHSGALMSEIDDANKGEDGFLHMTYSGGEEKGIVEYDAQMCDLILGEVVKMKKRKIKGDFILSKGIVMLDTWNDHLNKEHMAQLEEKAALEGKPDAELSTFIGKHLWESCQERELNPWLLRKKRPDHIPVNVKKDTSSKIPDICMKKFQVHFDLPLSEFIEFIRIRIEGKEGRPWTKPLFLYFKNTDPPADTSMYVIDKENKDDDGFLNITYSGEEKGAWTQLNNEEFAHKVKI
- the LOC126616153 gene encoding uncharacterized protein LOC126616153 isoform X3; amino-acid sequence: MHADKSRLTDVNLSSTSYKEAMSFLEEYNEYAINAWKLRDSQPDLVPVSVEKLAGSNIPGLEMTKYHVRRDVPLKKFVNYIRNLVRIRAGQPMFVYFNNTEPHSGALMSEIDDANKGEDGFLHMTYSGGEEKGIVEYDAQMCDLILGEVVKMKKRKIKGDFILSKGIVMLDTWNDHLNKEHMAQLEEKAALEGKPDAELSTFIGKHLWESCQERELNPWLLRKKRPDHIPVNVKKDTSSKIPDICMKKFQVHFDLPLSEFIEFIRIRIEGKEGRPWTKPLFLYFKNTDPPADTSMYVIDKENKDDDGFLNITYSGEEKGAWTQLNNEEFAHKVKI